A stretch of the Clostridium botulinum genome encodes the following:
- a CDS encoding phospholipase C encodes MNKKKILKFICSVALSFTLFSGYKGYAWDGKANGTGTHALIVTQAVEMLKNDVINTSSLSVKENFRILESNLKKLQHGSTYPDYDPKAYALYQDHFWDPDTDNNFTKDNKWYLSYAISQTGESQLRKLFALAKDEWKKGNYEQATWLLGQGLHYFGDFNTPYHPSNVTAVDSTGHVKFETYVEERKDSYKLHSAGADSINEFYPTTLKNANLDNWITEYSRNWAKKAKNMYYAHATMSHGWKDWEIAATETMHNVQIGSAGIIYRFLNEVSGTINTTENSKINEIMVVIKTADEDKAGTDHSIHFGIETKEGKKYEWTLDNPGNDFEKNQEDSYRLNLKENKLKLEDISKTWIRKERGSGVRDDWKPEYAKVIINSDVKYQASINEWFGDNKTFYINNK; translated from the coding sequence ATGAATAAGAAAAAAATATTAAAATTTATTTGTAGTGTAGCATTATCATTCACATTATTTTCGGGCTATAAAGGTTATGCATGGGATGGAAAAGCTAATGGTACAGGAACTCATGCATTAATAGTTACACAAGCTGTAGAAATGTTAAAAAATGATGTTATTAATACATCATCTTTAAGTGTAAAAGAAAATTTTAGGATTTTAGAATCTAATTTAAAAAAGTTACAACATGGTTCTACTTATCCAGATTATGATCCAAAAGCATATGCATTATATCAAGATCATTTTTGGGATCCTGATACAGATAATAATTTTACTAAAGATAATAAATGGTATCTATCATATGCAATTAGTCAAACAGGAGAATCTCAACTTAGAAAGCTATTTGCATTAGCTAAAGACGAGTGGAAAAAAGGAAATTATGAACAAGCAACATGGCTTTTAGGACAAGGCTTACATTATTTTGGAGATTTTAATACTCCTTATCATCCATCTAATGTTACAGCTGTAGATAGTACAGGACATGTAAAGTTTGAAACTTATGTTGAAGAAAGAAAAGATTCATATAAACTACATTCAGCTGGAGCTGATAGTATAAATGAATTTTATCCAACTACATTAAAAAATGCTAATCTTGACAATTGGATAACAGAATATTCTAGAAATTGGGCTAAAAAAGCAAAAAATATGTATTACGCTCATGCTACTATGAGTCATGGTTGGAAAGATTGGGAGATAGCAGCTACAGAAACTATGCACAATGTTCAAATAGGGAGTGCTGGAATAATATATAGATTTCTTAATGAAGTATCAGGCACAATAAATACAACTGAAAATTCTAAAATAAACGAAATAATGGTAGTAATCAAAACTGCTGATGAAGATAAAGCAGGTACAGACCATTCTATACATTTTGGAATTGAAACAAAAGAGGGAAAGAAATATGAATGGACTCTTGACAATCCAGGTAATGATTTTGAAAAAAATCAAGAAGATAGTTATAGACTTAATTTAAAAGAGAATAAATTAAAACTTGAAGATATATCTAAAACGTGGATAAGAAAAGAAAGAGGATCAGGAGTTCGAGATGATTGGAAACCTGAATATGCAAAAGTGATTATAAATTCAGATGTTAAGTATCAGGCTAGTATTAATGAGTGGTTTGGAGATAATAAAACATTTTATATAAATAATAAATAA
- a CDS encoding aminotransferase class IV produces MKECYGEKFILNNDIKDIGEFDNKYLKSGKSLYEVMRIINGVPVFLEDHLLRLYNSSKMTELGVWMEKEEIKKNIKKLCDVNNTQNANVKIIFNYNKGIRTFLAYFIESIYPTEDMYINGVKTSLYCAERENPNIKIINQNLRDNTNKIIKNIGVYEVILVNKDGYITEGSRSNIFMIQNGKVITSPIVEVLPGITRKYVIKACVNLGYKVIEKRINYKEIDKLDGLFISSTSPKVLPICKVDNIEFNAKNQMIQNIIYEYNKILDNYIKNNI; encoded by the coding sequence ATGAAAGAATGTTATGGTGAAAAGTTTATATTAAATAATGACATAAAGGATATTGGAGAGTTTGATAATAAGTACTTAAAATCAGGGAAATCTCTTTATGAAGTTATGAGGATAATAAATGGAGTACCCGTATTTTTGGAAGATCATTTATTGAGATTGTACAATTCTTCCAAAATGACGGAACTTGGGGTTTGGATGGAAAAAGAAGAAATAAAAAAAAATATAAAAAAGCTTTGTGATGTTAATAATACTCAAAATGCTAATGTCAAGATTATATTTAATTATAATAAAGGTATAAGAACATTTTTGGCGTATTTTATAGAATCTATATATCCAACAGAAGACATGTATATCAATGGTGTAAAAACATCATTATATTGTGCTGAAAGAGAAAATCCTAATATAAAGATTATAAATCAAAATTTACGAGATAATACTAATAAAATTATTAAGAATATTGGAGTATATGAAGTTATACTTGTAAATAAAGATGGATATATAACAGAAGGTAGTAGATCAAATATATTTATGATACAAAATGGTAAGGTCATAACTTCACCTATAGTAGAAGTACTTCCAGGGATAACTAGGAAATATGTAATTAAGGCATGTGTGAATTTAGGGTATAAGGTAATAGAAAAAAGAATAAATTATAAGGAAATAGATAAACTTGATGGATTATTTATTTCAAGTACATCACCAAAAGTATTGCCTATTTGTAAAGTTGATAACATCGAATTTAATGCTAAAAATCAAATGATTCAAAATATAATATATGAATACAATAAAATTTTAGATAATTATATAAAAAATAATATTTAA
- a CDS encoding HAD-IB family hydrolase, which produces MEKLGIFDVDYTLTKKETLIELYLFMLKKDPKLLRYIPRTIITGILYGFGIYSARKSKETFIKFLDGITEDRMKELVKEFYEERLSKILYKDAIDTIKKLKKEGCKIYLISASPEVYLDELYNIKEVDKIIGTKLKMENGVYKSSIEGSNNKGEEKVKRLKEVLKDENVEVDFKNSYMFSDSLADLPLFNLVGNPYLINSKKKYNNIKRLQWK; this is translated from the coding sequence ATGGAAAAACTAGGTATATTTGATGTAGATTATACTCTTACAAAAAAAGAAACATTGATAGAGTTATACTTATTTATGTTAAAGAAAGATCCCAAATTATTAAGATACATCCCAAGAACTATAATTACAGGTATTCTTTATGGTTTTGGAATCTATAGTGCAAGAAAATCTAAAGAAACTTTTATTAAATTTTTAGATGGAATTACTGAAGATAGAATGAAAGAATTAGTTAAAGAATTTTATGAAGAAAGATTAAGTAAAATTTTGTACAAAGATGCTATAGATACAATAAAAAAACTAAAAAAAGAAGGATGTAAAATATATTTGATTTCTGCATCACCTGAGGTATATTTAGATGAACTTTATAATATAAAAGAAGTAGATAAAATAATAGGTACAAAGCTAAAAATGGAAAATGGAGTTTACAAAAGCAGTATTGAAGGTTCAAATAATAAAGGTGAGGAAAAGGTTAAGAGACTCAAAGAGGTCTTAAAGGATGAGAATGTAGAAGTGGATTTTAAAAATTCATATATGTTTTCGGATTCATTAGCTGATCTTCCTTTGTTTAATTTAGTGGGAAATCCTTATCTTATAAATTCAAAAAAGAAGTATAATAATATTAAAAGATTACAATGGAAATAA
- a CDS encoding DUF1292 domain-containing protein, with translation MDKEKLEGCGCGEHNHNHDHEECGCGCGCHEHESLIVELEDEHGNVVPCEVIDGFEYKENEYALVQNPEDNSVYLFKVIGEGEDGELVVPEDEEFNEVTAYYETLLENEE, from the coding sequence ATGGATAAGGAAAAATTAGAAGGCTGTGGATGCGGCGAACATAATCACAATCATGATCATGAAGAATGCGGTTGTGGATGCGGATGTCATGAACACGAAAGTCTTATAGTAGAATTAGAAGATGAACATGGTAATGTAGTTCCTTGCGAAGTAATAGATGGATTTGAATATAAAGAAAATGAATATGCTCTTGTACAAAATCCAGAGGATAATTCAGTTTATCTATTTAAAGTTATAGGAGAAGGCGAAGATGGAGAGTTAGTTGTTCCTGAAGATGAAGAATTTAACGAAGTTACAGCTTACTACGAAACTTTATTAGAAAACGAAGAATAA
- the nifJ gene encoding pyruvate:ferredoxin (flavodoxin) oxidoreductase translates to MAKMKTMDGNTAAAYASYAFTDVTAIYPITPSSPMAESVDEWSAQGKKNLFGQTVKVMELQSEAGASAAVHGSLQSGALTTTYTASQGLLLMIPNMYKIAGELLPSVFHVSARALASHALSIFGDHQDVMAARQTGFALLASNSVQEAMDLGAVAHLAALKGRVPFLHFFDGFRTSHEIQKIELLDYEDLKGLIDQDALKAFRNNALSPEHPVTRGTAQNPDIFFQAREASNKFYNAIPAIVEEYMGEINKITGRDYKLFNYYGAEDADRVIVAMGSGCETISEVVDYLNARGEKVGLVKVHLYRPFSKEHLIKAIPSTAKKVAVLDRTKEPGALAEPLYLDVRSAFYDVENKPVIVGGRYGLGSKDTTPGQMAAVFENLKQDEPKNNFTLGINDDVTHTSLETVEGIDVISEGTTACKFWGLGSDGTVGANKSAIKIIGDHTDMYAQGYFAYDSKKSGGITISHLRFGKSPIKSPYLIQTPHFVACHNQSYVNKYDVLEGLRDNGNFLLNCIWNQEEVEEHLPAHMKRYIAEHNINFYTIDAVKIAQEIGLGGRINMIMQSAFFKLANIIPIEDAIKYLKDAVVTSYGKKGEKVVNMNHAAIDQGVNAIVKINVPESWKNAEDKKAETKDVPEFISKILEPMNRQKGDDLPVSAFEGMEDGTFPNGTAAYEKRGIAISVPEWSMENCIQCNQCSYVCPHAVIRPTLLTEEEYNNKPEGFKAVEAKGIKGEKLYYSMNVSALDCTGCGNCAEVCPAPTKALVMKPAATQENEQANYDYAQTLSVKENPMNKYTVKGSQFEKPLLEFHGACGGCGEAAYAKLITQLFGDRMMIANATGCTSIWGGSAPATPYTKNHEGKGPAWANSLFEDNAEYGLGMSLGVSTIRTNMENVAKDVMENVSAELKAALQEWIDNKEDAEGSKKATTKLLPLLEAEKANSQVAEILENKDFLVKRSQWIFGGDGWAYDIGYGGVDHALASGEDINIFVFDTEVYSNTGGQSSKSTRTGAIAKFAAAGKRTKKKDLGLMAMTYGYVYVAQIAMGADKNQTIKAIQEAEAYPGPSLIIAYAPCINHGLKVGMACSQLEEKKAVDCGYWGLYRYNPQLTEQGKNPFVLDSKEPKGNFKDFLLGEVRYASLKKARPEQADDLYAQTEKDAMERLETYKRLAEEK, encoded by the coding sequence ATGGCAAAAATGAAAACTATGGATGGTAACACAGCTGCTGCATATGCATCATATGCCTTTACTGATGTTACAGCTATATATCCAATAACCCCTTCATCTCCAATGGCAGAAAGCGTTGATGAATGGAGTGCTCAAGGTAAAAAGAACTTATTTGGTCAAACTGTAAAAGTTATGGAATTACAATCTGAAGCTGGAGCATCAGCTGCAGTTCATGGTTCACTTCAAAGTGGAGCATTAACTACAACTTATACTGCATCTCAAGGATTATTATTAATGATTCCTAACATGTACAAAATAGCAGGGGAATTATTACCATCAGTATTCCACGTAAGTGCAAGAGCTCTTGCATCACACGCATTATCAATTTTTGGTGATCACCAAGATGTAATGGCTGCAAGACAAACAGGTTTTGCATTACTTGCTTCAAACAGTGTACAAGAAGCAATGGATTTAGGAGCAGTAGCTCACCTTGCAGCATTAAAAGGAAGAGTTCCATTCTTACATTTCTTCGATGGATTCAGAACTTCTCACGAAATTCAAAAAATAGAATTATTAGATTACGAAGATTTAAAAGGATTAATAGATCAAGATGCTCTTAAAGCATTCAGAAATAATGCTTTAAGTCCAGAACATCCTGTAACTAGAGGAACAGCTCAAAACCCTGATATCTTCTTCCAAGCTAGAGAAGCTTCTAACAAATTCTACAACGCAATACCTGCAATAGTAGAAGAATATATGGGAGAAATCAACAAAATAACAGGAAGAGACTATAAACTATTTAACTACTATGGTGCAGAAGATGCAGATAGAGTAATAGTTGCTATGGGATCTGGATGTGAAACTATAAGCGAAGTTGTTGATTACTTAAATGCAAGAGGAGAAAAAGTAGGTCTTGTTAAAGTTCACTTATATAGACCATTCTCTAAAGAACATTTAATAAAAGCAATACCAAGCACAGCTAAGAAAGTAGCTGTTTTAGATAGAACAAAAGAACCAGGTGCACTTGCTGAACCACTTTACTTAGATGTTAGATCTGCATTCTATGATGTAGAAAACAAACCAGTAATAGTTGGTGGAAGATATGGACTAGGTTCAAAAGATACAACTCCAGGACAAATGGCAGCTGTATTTGAAAACTTAAAACAAGATGAGCCAAAGAACAACTTTACACTAGGAATCAACGATGATGTAACTCATACATCATTAGAAACAGTTGAAGGAATAGATGTAATTTCTGAAGGAACTACAGCATGTAAGTTCTGGGGACTTGGATCAGACGGTACTGTTGGTGCTAACAAGAGTGCTATCAAAATCATCGGAGACCATACAGATATGTATGCTCAAGGATATTTTGCATATGACTCTAAAAAATCAGGTGGTATTACAATTTCACACTTAAGATTTGGTAAATCACCAATTAAATCACCTTACTTAATTCAAACTCCTCACTTTGTAGCATGTCATAATCAATCATATGTTAACAAATATGATGTTTTAGAAGGATTAAGAGATAACGGAAACTTCTTACTTAACTGTATCTGGAATCAAGAAGAAGTTGAAGAACATTTACCAGCTCATATGAAGAGATATATTGCAGAACACAATATCAACTTCTACACAATTGATGCTGTTAAAATAGCTCAAGAAATTGGACTTGGTGGAAGAATTAACATGATAATGCAATCTGCATTTTTCAAACTAGCTAACATAATTCCAATAGAAGATGCTATAAAATACTTAAAAGACGCAGTTGTTACTTCTTATGGTAAAAAAGGTGAAAAGGTTGTTAACATGAACCATGCAGCTATAGACCAAGGAGTAAATGCTATTGTTAAAATAAATGTTCCAGAATCTTGGAAAAATGCTGAAGACAAAAAAGCTGAAACTAAAGATGTTCCAGAATTTATTTCAAAAATTCTTGAACCAATGAATAGACAAAAGGGTGATGACCTTCCAGTAAGTGCTTTCGAAGGCATGGAAGATGGTACATTCCCTAACGGAACTGCTGCATATGAAAAAAGAGGAATTGCAATCAGTGTTCCAGAATGGAGCATGGAAAATTGTATCCAATGTAACCAATGTTCATATGTTTGTCCTCACGCTGTAATAAGACCAACATTACTTACTGAAGAAGAATATAATAATAAACCAGAAGGATTCAAAGCTGTAGAAGCTAAGGGTATTAAAGGTGAAAAATTATATTATTCAATGAACGTAAGTGCTCTTGATTGTACTGGTTGTGGAAACTGTGCAGAAGTATGTCCAGCTCCAACTAAAGCTTTAGTTATGAAACCAGCTGCAACACAAGAAAATGAACAAGCTAACTATGACTATGCTCAAACTTTATCTGTAAAAGAAAATCCAATGAACAAATATACAGTTAAAGGTAGCCAATTTGAAAAACCACTTCTTGAATTCCACGGTGCTTGTGGTGGTTGTGGAGAAGCTGCATACGCTAAGCTTATAACTCAATTATTTGGTGACAGAATGATGATAGCTAATGCTACAGGATGTACATCAATTTGGGGAGGATCAGCTCCTGCAACTCCATACACTAAAAACCATGAAGGAAAAGGACCAGCTTGGGCTAACTCTTTATTTGAAGATAATGCTGAATACGGTCTTGGAATGTCTTTAGGTGTATCTACAATAAGAACAAATATGGAAAACGTAGCAAAAGACGTTATGGAAAATGTAAGCGCTGAATTAAAAGCTGCATTACAAGAATGGATAGATAATAAAGAAGATGCTGAAGGATCAAAGAAAGCAACTACTAAACTATTACCATTATTAGAAGCTGAAAAAGCTAATTCACAAGTAGCTGAAATCTTAGAAAACAAAGATTTCTTAGTTAAGAGATCTCAATGGATCTTCGGTGGAGATGGTTGGGCATACGATATCGGATACGGTGGAGTTGACCATGCTTTAGCTTCAGGAGAAGACATAAATATTTTCGTATTTGATACAGAAGTTTACTCAAATACAGGTGGACAATCTTCTAAATCAACTCGTACAGGTGCAATTGCTAAATTTGCTGCAGCTGGTAAGAGAACTAAGAAGAAAGATCTTGGCTTAATGGCTATGACTTATGGATATGTTTACGTTGCTCAAATAGCTATGGGTGCTGATAAGAACCAAACTATAAAAGCAATTCAAGAAGCAGAAGCTTATCCAGGTCCATCATTAATTATTGCTTACGCTCCATGTATAAACCATGGATTAAAAGTAGGTATGGCTTGCTCTCAATTAGAAGAGAAAAAAGCTGTTGATTGCGGATACTGGGGATTATACAGATACAATCCACAATTAACAGAACAAGGAAAGAACCCATTTGTATTAGATTCTAAAGAACCTAAGGGTAATTTCAAAGATTTCTTATTAGGAGAAGTTAGATACGCATCATTAAAGAAAGCTCGTCCAGAACAAGCTGACGATTTATATGCTCAAACAGAAAAAGATGCAATGGAAAGACTTGAAACTTATAAGAGATTAGCTGAAGAAAAATAA
- the glyA gene encoding serine hydroxymethyltransferase — protein sequence MNFDNLKLMDKDIFQVMELENKRQNNTIELIASENFTSPAVMEAMGSQLTNKYAEGYPSKRYYGGCEEVDKVETIAIERLKKIFGAEHVNVQPHSGSQANMAVYLSVLEPGDTIMGMNLSHGGHLTHGSPVNFSGRLFNFVAYGVNKKTELIDYDEVRELALKHRPKMIVAGASAYSRIINFKKIKDICDEVEAYFMVDIAHIAGLIATGDHPSPVPYADFVTTTTHKTLRGPRGGAILCKEKYAKQVDKAIFPGIQGGPLMHIIAAKAVCFGEALKEDYKQYMGQVVKNAKVLADELNKYGFRLVSGGTDNHLLLIDLTNKNITGKDAEKLLDSIGITVNKNTIPFETKSPFVTSGMRIGTPAVTTRGFKEEEMKEIASLINYVIENRDGDLSEARERVERICNKYPLYK from the coding sequence ATGAATTTTGATAATTTAAAATTAATGGATAAAGATATTTTTCAAGTTATGGAATTAGAAAATAAACGTCAAAATAATACAATTGAACTTATTGCATCTGAAAATTTTACAAGTCCTGCTGTAATGGAAGCGATGGGATCTCAGCTTACTAATAAATATGCTGAAGGATATCCTAGTAAAAGATATTATGGTGGATGTGAGGAAGTTGATAAGGTAGAAACTATAGCTATAGAAAGATTAAAAAAGATTTTTGGTGCAGAACATGTAAATGTTCAACCACATTCAGGTTCACAAGCTAATATGGCAGTATATCTTTCTGTATTAGAACCAGGTGATACTATAATGGGAATGAACTTAAGTCATGGAGGACATTTAACACATGGAAGTCCAGTTAATTTTTCAGGAAGACTATTTAATTTTGTAGCTTACGGAGTAAATAAGAAAACTGAATTAATAGATTATGATGAAGTAAGAGAACTTGCTTTAAAACACAGACCTAAGATGATAGTTGCAGGAGCAAGTGCTTATTCAAGAATAATAAATTTTAAAAAAATAAAAGACATATGTGATGAAGTAGAGGCATATTTTATGGTTGATATTGCGCATATTGCAGGGCTTATAGCTACTGGAGATCATCCATCACCAGTACCATATGCTGATTTTGTAACAACTACAACTCATAAAACCTTGAGAGGTCCTAGAGGTGGGGCTATTCTTTGCAAGGAGAAATATGCAAAGCAAGTAGATAAGGCTATTTTCCCAGGAATTCAAGGGGGTCCTTTAATGCATATAATTGCAGCTAAAGCAGTATGTTTTGGAGAAGCATTAAAAGAAGATTATAAACAATATATGGGCCAAGTTGTAAAAAATGCAAAAGTTCTTGCGGATGAATTAAATAAATACGGATTTAGATTAGTTTCAGGTGGAACAGATAATCATTTATTATTAATCGACCTAACTAATAAAAATATAACAGGAAAAGATGCTGAGAAACTTCTGGATTCTATAGGAATTACTGTGAATAAGAATACCATACCTTTTGAAACAAAGAGTCCTTTTGTAACTAGTGGTATGAGAATAGGAACACCAGCTGTTACGACAAGAGGATTTAAAGAAGAAGAGATGAAAGAGATAGCATCTTTAATAAATTATGTTATAGAGAATAGAGATGGAGATTTGTCAGAAGCAAGAGAAAGAGTAGAAAGAATATGCAATAAATATCCTTTATACAAATAA
- a CDS encoding threonine/serine exporter family protein has product MNNSDKILYLATEAGRIILQNGGETYRVEETMNKICYGLNVQKADSFVTPTGIMLSITDETGKTISLIRKITNRSINLEKVSEINALSRTIVTDSPSLNYVEKRLNEIDNSCGYNKKILILSASFSAGFFTLLFGGTFRDFFVSLFIGATIKFICIILNSIKINEFFINSLGGAIASLLAIISINLNIGKNEDKIIIGSIMLLVPGLVITNAIRDTLAGDLVSGISRTVEAFFIAIAIATGSGIIIKLWFYFGGL; this is encoded by the coding sequence ATGAATAATAGTGATAAAATATTATACTTAGCTACAGAAGCTGGAAGAATAATTCTCCAAAATGGCGGAGAAACCTATCGTGTTGAAGAAACTATGAATAAAATTTGTTATGGACTTAACGTACAAAAGGCCGATAGTTTCGTCACTCCCACAGGTATAATGTTATCTATAACCGACGAAACTGGTAAAACGATTTCATTAATTAGAAAAATTACTAATCGAAGTATTAACCTTGAAAAAGTTTCTGAAATCAATGCATTGTCAAGAACAATAGTAACGGATTCTCCTTCTTTAAATTACGTTGAAAAAAGATTAAATGAAATTGATAACTCGTGTGGATATAATAAAAAAATCTTAATTTTATCTGCCTCATTTAGTGCTGGTTTTTTTACATTACTATTTGGTGGAACCTTTAGAGATTTTTTTGTTTCTTTATTTATTGGTGCAACAATTAAATTCATATGTATAATATTAAATAGTATAAAAATAAACGAATTTTTCATTAATTCACTTGGAGGTGCCATTGCCTCTTTACTTGCAATTATAAGTATAAATTTAAATATAGGTAAGAATGAAGATAAAATTATAATAGGATCTATAATGCTGTTAGTACCAGGACTTGTAATAACAAATGCTATAAGAGATACCTTAGCAGGTGATTTAGTATCTGGAATTTCAAGAACTGTGGAAGCATTTTTTATAGCTATAGCTATTGCAACAGGTTCAGGTATAATTATAAAATTATGGTTTTATTTTGGAGGACTTTAA
- a CDS encoding threonine/serine exporter family protein — protein sequence MILNSLYALLCSLGFGILFSIRGKKLFFASLGGGIGWYFYLLSNKYTHSIVFSLFIATISISIYSEIVARIFKAPVTTFLVSALLPLVPGAGMYYTMYESIIGNATKSLSLGIETILSAGAIAVATMIVSSVTKVIIVIKKKFIS from the coding sequence ATGATTTTAAATTCTTTATATGCTTTACTTTGCAGCCTAGGATTTGGAATTCTTTTTAGCATTCGCGGCAAAAAATTATTTTTTGCATCACTAGGTGGTGGTATTGGATGGTATTTTTATCTATTATCTAATAAATATACTCATTCAATAGTTTTTTCTTTGTTTATAGCAACAATATCTATTAGTATATACTCCGAAATTGTTGCACGAATTTTCAAAGCTCCAGTTACTACATTTTTAGTATCAGCATTACTTCCTTTAGTTCCCGGTGCAGGTATGTATTATACTATGTACGAATCAATTATCGGTAATGCAACAAAATCCCTATCTTTAGGTATTGAAACCATACTTAGTGCTGGGGCTATTGCAGTAGCTACCATGATTGTATCTTCTGTTACTAAGGTTATAATAGTTATAAAAAAGAAATTTATTTCATAA
- a CDS encoding metal-sensitive transcriptional regulator, whose translation MENNKDKKRDIQIRLRKIQGQVKGIENMIGTESCCKDVLVQVAAVRAALNKVGALIIQEYTKKCFKNDDEHTINEEKLDELVKTLSIFMK comes from the coding sequence ATGGAAAATAATAAAGATAAAAAAAGAGATATACAGATAAGGCTTAGAAAAATTCAAGGGCAAGTAAAAGGAATTGAAAATATGATAGGAACTGAGAGCTGCTGTAAAGATGTTTTAGTGCAAGTTGCTGCGGTAAGAGCAGCTCTAAATAAAGTAGGTGCGCTTATAATACAAGAATATACTAAAAAATGTTTTAAAAATGATGATGAGCATACAATTAATGAAGAAAAATTAGATGAACTTGTTAAAACTTTAAGCATATTTATGAAATAA